Proteins encoded in a region of the Sulfurimonas marina genome:
- a CDS encoding YkgJ family cysteine cluster protein — protein MSDIIKQDGFPYAFTPSACETCEGRCCTGESGYIYVTKSEIFAIADLLEMDVNDFAIKYLFKKGYKYSIKENKVGDSYECVFYDKESNGCQIYKARPTQCKTFPFWDYFKTRVDELKEECPGIVDV, from the coding sequence ATGTCAGATATAATAAAACAAGATGGATTTCCTTACGCTTTTACACCTTCAGCGTGTGAAACTTGTGAAGGAAGATGTTGTACGGGTGAGAGTGGATATATCTACGTCACCAAAAGTGAGATATTTGCGATTGCAGATCTTTTAGAGATGGATGTTAATGATTTTGCGATAAAATATCTCTTTAAAAAAGGGTATAAATACTCTATAAAAGAGAACAAGGTGGGAGACTCCTACGAGTGCGTGTTTTACGACAAAGAAAGCAATGGATGTCAGATCTATAAGGCACGTCCGACGCAGTGTAAAACTTTTCCGTTTTGGGATTATTTTAAAACAAGGGTAGATGAGCTCAAAGAAGAATGCCCAGGGATAGTAGATGTATAG
- a CDS encoding tetratricopeptide repeat protein, which yields MYRNFLLLFVSIFFISCSTMQETQPTPNEKAFDEEDTYIMFALRAEQVKSYKTAAKLFAQLYDKSQKKEYLYRSVQNRYLAKDYNTTIEIIDRYLAYEPNDRKLQRYKIGSLAESGDIPNAIALALSLSKQTQQPDDYILTADVYIKNHQYEEALQYLESAYAKEYNEKILDKIAIILYVNLSRKKDAIAELETHSRMHGCSELICDRLIGIYSNENDIDGLLSVYKRKYSLDKESAVAKKIIQIYGYKRDYVKLMNFLEESGEDDELLLQLYLSAKDFKKAYLIASKLYEKENSLEYLGQSAIYQYEANKSNLNKKILESVVSKLERVVAVKNDTLYKNYLGYILIDHELDIKKGMKYVREVLKVKPKSGYYLDSLAWGYYKLGQCKKAKKLMLKVRTLEGGDDPEVDLHMKKINECLKKQILKRKK from the coding sequence ATGTATAGAAATTTTTTGCTTCTGTTTGTTTCAATCTTTTTTATCTCTTGTTCAACAATGCAGGAGACGCAACCTACGCCAAATGAAAAAGCATTTGATGAGGAAGATACCTACATCATGTTTGCTCTTCGTGCGGAACAGGTAAAAAGTTATAAAACAGCAGCTAAACTTTTTGCTCAGTTGTATGACAAGTCACAAAAAAAAGAGTACTTGTATAGATCTGTGCAAAATAGATATTTAGCAAAAGATTACAATACTACTATTGAGATTATCGATCGGTATTTAGCATATGAACCAAACGATAGAAAACTTCAAAGATATAAGATAGGTTCTCTTGCCGAATCGGGAGACATACCTAATGCAATTGCATTGGCACTTTCTCTATCAAAACAAACACAACAACCCGATGACTATATCCTTACAGCAGATGTATATATCAAAAATCATCAATATGAAGAAGCATTGCAATATCTTGAGAGTGCTTATGCTAAAGAGTATAATGAGAAGATATTAGATAAAATTGCAATTATCTTATATGTGAATTTATCGAGAAAAAAAGATGCTATAGCTGAGCTTGAAACACACTCAAGGATGCACGGGTGTTCTGAACTGATTTGTGATAGACTTATTGGGATCTATAGCAATGAAAATGATATTGACGGATTATTAAGTGTATATAAAAGAAAATACTCTTTAGATAAAGAGAGTGCAGTAGCAAAAAAAATTATTCAGATATACGGTTATAAAAGAGATTATGTAAAGTTGATGAACTTTTTGGAAGAGAGTGGTGAAGATGATGAACTTCTACTACAGCTTTACCTTTCAGCAAAAGATTTTAAAAAAGCATATCTTATAGCTTCTAAACTTTATGAGAAAGAGAACTCTTTAGAGTATCTGGGACAGAGTGCTATTTATCAATATGAAGCAAATAAAAGTAATCTCAATAAAAAAATTTTAGAGAGTGTAGTATCGAAGTTAGAGAGAGTCGTAGCTGTAAAAAATGACACTCTATATAAAAACTATTTAGGGTATATCCTAATAGACCATGAGCTTGATATTAAAAAAGGTATGAAGTATGTTCGAGAGGTTTTAAAAGTAAAACCGAAATCGGGATACTATTTAGATTCTCTAGCATGGGGATATTATAAACTGGGACAATGTAAAAAAGCGAAGAAGCTGATGCTGAAAGTTCGAACTTTAGAGGGTGGAGATGATCCTGAAGTTGATCTGCACATGAAGAAGATAAATGAATGTTTAAAAAAACAAATTTTAAAGAGGAAAAAATAA